One Candidatus Hepatobacter penaei DNA window includes the following coding sequences:
- a CDS encoding PAS-domain containing protein — translation MSILSGVFFQPLCLWVGRLFSLRFSAGHGLWCWCHKSGRILAASPSFVQAFGYDHELVLWHVLAPHVHHEDALARIKGHVSHFFERKKGYPSLLEALPFLVSIMPQKWLRAFFVVIVEKDLPQLKEKRAMHIGHGDANKAPFLMFQIHVPSQEVTYGNALFQELQKQTALAVGGEGLPFGQDFRVFLEGVVSQGTAGRQTCVQTVLARKRAFDVCALPVQDKHVWCWAFEISDHLDAQELAEKQKRHTERLLRALPMGVGIFDTQRRLVSFNSAFSGMFRLDESWLNDHPLWEEILDLFREKRLLPEVLDFASYKEQFFPLFSVMERPPHEEFIHLPNEGIVRMVLTPHPFSGCLVFFEDVTERLRLKRRRNELSTLLESVVNQSEEGVLIVLADQRVFLLNHALQSLWFLGAEARSLKGENIFTLFSLVQDKFYSYAHRRFYRNMLTSFLEKRLTQTGFMLCKKNRVIKVCYAPLPDGEHMIRFSDVTAQLETIELKKESSRLLALERLIFSVRLDNLIKSVEHQSVYEHDLVLQSEARKETKWVSSQFLTDAFKDLRKIFSGDLAILRDSFGFSDILDEVLSLFDGLLTEKRLRLQMMGAFDVWFVMNRALFTQFLWRALGYIFQEAEPGALVTLRMTRSGRGVSMHISSQVATKETDSLSQRLDTFRPWALGFGLLARFAAPVNCRLNIHSSHKDRLYFSCHFSKQSVEAFTTSAMQRAS, via the coding sequence ATGAGTATCTTATCTGGTGTTTTTTTTCAGCCCTTGTGTTTATGGGTGGGGCGTCTTTTTTCGCTGCGTTTTTCTGCGGGTCACGGGCTTTGGTGTTGGTGTCATAAATCGGGGCGCATTCTGGCGGCGTCGCCTTCCTTTGTCCAAGCGTTCGGTTACGACCACGAGTTGGTGCTTTGGCACGTATTAGCCCCTCATGTTCATCATGAAGATGCCCTGGCACGTATCAAGGGCCATGTGTCTCATTTTTTTGAACGCAAAAAAGGCTACCCTTCTTTATTAGAAGCTCTTCCCTTTCTTGTGTCGATCATGCCTCAAAAATGGTTACGTGCCTTTTTTGTGGTGATTGTTGAAAAAGATTTGCCCCAGCTTAAAGAAAAGAGGGCCATGCACATCGGGCATGGTGATGCGAACAAAGCACCTTTCTTGATGTTCCAGATCCATGTGCCTTCTCAAGAGGTCACCTATGGGAATGCTCTGTTTCAAGAATTACAAAAACAGACTGCCCTTGCTGTTGGGGGGGAGGGCCTTCCTTTTGGGCAAGATTTTCGGGTGTTTCTTGAGGGGGTGGTAAGCCAAGGCACGGCAGGCCGTCAAACGTGTGTACAGACGGTGCTTGCCCGCAAACGCGCCTTTGATGTATGCGCATTACCTGTGCAAGACAAGCATGTGTGGTGTTGGGCTTTTGAGATATCAGATCACCTTGATGCGCAAGAGCTGGCAGAAAAGCAAAAGCGCCATACAGAACGCTTGCTTAGAGCCCTGCCTATGGGTGTGGGCATTTTTGATACACAGCGGCGCCTTGTGTCCTTTAACAGTGCTTTTTCAGGCATGTTCCGTCTTGATGAGTCGTGGTTAAATGATCATCCCTTGTGGGAAGAGATTCTTGATTTGTTTAGAGAAAAGCGTCTTCTTCCTGAAGTGTTGGATTTTGCATCCTATAAAGAACAGTTTTTCCCGCTCTTTTCTGTGATGGAGCGTCCCCCTCATGAAGAGTTTATTCACCTCCCCAATGAGGGCATTGTGCGCATGGTGCTCACCCCCCATCCTTTTTCTGGTTGTCTCGTCTTTTTTGAAGATGTCACAGAAAGGCTGCGTCTTAAGCGTCGTCGTAATGAGTTGTCGACGTTGCTAGAGTCTGTGGTCAATCAATCAGAGGAGGGTGTGCTCATTGTGCTGGCAGACCAGCGGGTTTTTTTGCTTAACCATGCGCTGCAATCGTTGTGGTTTTTAGGTGCTGAGGCACGGTCACTTAAGGGGGAAAACATCTTCACCCTCTTTTCGCTTGTGCAGGACAAATTTTACTCCTATGCTCACAGGCGCTTTTATCGCAACATGCTGACCTCTTTTTTGGAAAAGCGGCTCACACAAACGGGGTTTATGCTGTGCAAAAAAAATCGTGTGATCAAGGTGTGTTATGCTCCCTTGCCTGATGGTGAGCATATGATCCGGTTTTCTGACGTGACGGCTCAGCTTGAAACCATTGAGTTAAAAAAGGAATCATCACGTCTTTTGGCACTTGAGCGCCTGATCTTCTCGGTGCGTCTTGATAATTTGATCAAATCTGTCGAGCACCAATCTGTGTATGAGCACGACCTTGTGCTGCAATCAGAAGCCCGGAAAGAAACAAAATGGGTGTCGTCACAGTTTTTGACAGATGCATTTAAAGATTTGCGTAAGATTTTCTCAGGAGATTTGGCCATTTTGCGAGACAGTTTTGGGTTTTCAGATATTCTCGATGAGGTGCTTTCCCTGTTTGATGGGCTGTTAACAGAAAAAAGGCTCCGTCTTCAAATGATGGGGGCTTTTGATGTGTGGTTTGTGATGAATCGGGCACTCTTTACCCAATTCTTGTGGCGCGCCTTGGGGTATATTTTTCAAGAGGCAGAGCCTGGAGCCTTGGTGACCTTGCGCATGACGCGTTCGGGGCGGGGTGTGTCTATGCACATATCTAGTCAGGTGGCCACCAAAGAAACGGACAGTTTATCGCAGCGTTTGGACACCTTTCGTCCGTGGGCTTTGGGTTTTGGGCTGTTGGCGCGCTTTGCGGCGCCCGTTAACTGTCGCTTGAACATCCATTCTTCTCATAAAGATCGTCTTTATTTTTCGTGCCACTTTTCAAAGCAGTCTGTGGAAGCGTTTACAACATCTGCCATGCAACGGGCAAGCTAG
- a CDS encoding 30S ribosomal protein S1 — MNTEQKSFLALDQGEDFGALLDTFFRGQKSLERCLAKGYIREVGDEDVRVDVRSETDAYISEGYIPLKEFKGHDDHLPSVGDVVDVYIERFEGRDGEIVLSYERAKREAAWRELEESHEKNEIVEGVIFGRVRGGFTVNIKGIVGFLPGSQIDVRPVKDLAPLMDVKLQFRLLKMDRLRNNIVVSRRAVMEDSRSESRAELFSRLQEGQIVRGEVKNITDYGAFIDLGGVDGLLHITDISWQRIQNPRDVLSVGQELDVRIIRFNRETGRVSLGLKQLKEDPWDRVAEKYPVGSRVKGRVTNVTDYGAFVEIESGIEGLIHVSEMSWSKKSTQPARLLSTSQEVEVEVLELDQGRRRLSLGIKQCQQNPWEVIQKDFPVGTVLERKVRDITGFALFVEVFGDVDGIVHAADLSWDKSDADALAAYAKGDPIRVKVLRVDPEKEQVVLGVKQLSDDPESQKRKSLRKGDIVTCVITKVVDQGIEVSFGDDGVTGFIRRGDLSRDRSEQRADRFAVGEKVDAKIMSLEAGSSVSLSIKARELEEERELMSKHGSSDSGATLREILGVSAGLAGEASSETKDTKASSPSPKK, encoded by the coding sequence ATGAACACAGAACAGAAGAGTTTTTTGGCGTTGGACCAAGGAGAAGATTTTGGCGCGCTTTTGGATACATTTTTCCGAGGGCAAAAATCACTTGAGCGCTGTTTAGCCAAAGGGTATATCCGCGAGGTTGGAGATGAGGACGTGCGCGTCGATGTGCGTTCGGAAACAGATGCCTATATCTCTGAGGGGTACATTCCTCTCAAAGAGTTTAAAGGGCATGATGACCACCTTCCCAGCGTGGGTGATGTGGTGGACGTGTATATCGAGCGCTTTGAAGGGCGTGATGGTGAGATTGTCTTAAGCTATGAACGCGCAAAGCGTGAGGCAGCCTGGCGCGAGCTTGAGGAAAGCCATGAAAAGAACGAAATTGTGGAAGGTGTGATTTTTGGCCGTGTCCGGGGTGGCTTTACGGTGAATATCAAGGGCATTGTCGGGTTCTTGCCCGGCAGCCAGATCGACGTGCGCCCCGTGAAAGACCTGGCTCCGCTCATGGATGTGAAGCTTCAGTTCCGTTTGCTGAAGATGGATCGTTTGCGCAACAACATTGTGGTGTCTCGCCGGGCTGTGATGGAAGATTCACGCTCAGAGAGCCGCGCAGAGCTCTTTTCGCGCTTGCAGGAAGGCCAAATTGTGCGTGGTGAGGTTAAAAACATCACAGATTATGGTGCCTTCATTGATCTTGGGGGTGTGGATGGCTTGTTGCACATCACAGATATTTCGTGGCAACGCATTCAAAACCCGCGGGATGTGTTGAGTGTGGGGCAAGAGCTTGATGTGCGGATTATTCGCTTTAATCGGGAAACGGGCCGTGTGTCTTTGGGGCTTAAGCAGCTTAAGGAAGATCCGTGGGATCGTGTGGCTGAGAAATATCCCGTGGGCAGCCGCGTGAAAGGCCGCGTGACGAATGTGACCGATTATGGCGCGTTTGTGGAAATTGAATCGGGCATTGAAGGGTTGATCCACGTCTCTGAGATGAGTTGGAGCAAAAAATCCACCCAGCCCGCGCGTTTGCTATCAACCTCACAAGAGGTGGAAGTGGAAGTGCTCGAGCTTGATCAAGGCCGCAGGCGCTTGTCTTTAGGCATTAAGCAGTGCCAGCAAAACCCGTGGGAGGTGATTCAAAAAGACTTCCCCGTGGGCACGGTGCTGGAGCGCAAAGTCCGCGACATTACTGGTTTCGCCTTGTTTGTAGAAGTGTTTGGTGATGTGGACGGCATTGTGCACGCTGCCGATTTGTCGTGGGACAAAAGTGATGCAGATGCGTTGGCTGCCTATGCCAAGGGGGATCCTATTCGCGTGAAGGTGTTGCGCGTGGATCCTGAAAAAGAGCAGGTCGTTTTGGGCGTGAAACAGCTTTCGGATGACCCAGAATCTCAAAAGAGAAAATCTCTCCGCAAGGGGGACATCGTGACCTGTGTGATCACCAAGGTGGTGGACCAAGGCATTGAGGTTTCTTTTGGCGATGATGGGGTGACGGGCTTCATCCGCCGTGGTGACTTGTCGCGTGACCGCAGTGAGCAGCGGGCAGATCGTTTTGCTGTGGGTGAAAAGGTGGATGCGAAGATTATGTCTCTTGAGGCGGGTTCTTCGGTGTCCTTGTCCATTAAGGCCCGGGAGCTTGAAGAAGAGCGTGAGCTTATGAGCAAACACGGCTCGTCAGACAGCGGCGCTACGTTGCGTGAGATCTTGGGCGTGTCTGCAGGCTTGGCGGGTGAAGCCTCAAGCGAGACCAAGGATACCAAGGCATCTTCCCCCTCTCCTAAAAAGTAA
- a CDS encoding FYDLN acid domain-containing protein — protein MTHAHLGQKHFCSACNTRFYDLNKVPAVCPKCQTVSLLADKGTIQAPPHDATSEEEALETKDYLFEPEPSLEDTNELDDGLDLRDFSSKEGTPLEENS, from the coding sequence ATGACACATGCACATCTCGGACAAAAACATTTCTGCTCAGCGTGTAACACACGTTTTTATGATTTGAATAAAGTCCCCGCCGTATGCCCCAAGTGCCAGACGGTCTCCCTTTTGGCAGATAAGGGAACCATTCAGGCCCCCCCCCACGACGCCACATCAGAGGAAGAAGCCCTCGAGACAAAGGATTATCTCTTTGAGCCCGAACCTTCCCTTGAAGACACCAACGAGCTTGATGATGGGCTTGATTTAAGAGACTTTTCCTCAAAAGAAGGGACGCCGCTCGAAGAGAACAGCTAG
- a CDS encoding ParA family protein has translation MSTIIALANQKGGVGKTTTAVNLATALAATKKRILLIDFDPQGNASTGLGLSSDRREHNSYSSLWSPETIEQAIHPTEVPSLSLLPAVPDLAAAEVELVALQDRHERLKKAVQPIADDYDFIFIDCPPSLGLLTLNALACAHKVLIPLQCEFYALEGLSHLLKSIERIRARINPRLDIQGIVLTMYQKRSLLNQQVALDTQEHLGHKVYKTLVPRNIRVSEAPSFGKPALLYDMHCSGSKAYLSLAQEFIQRERCAP, from the coding sequence ATGAGCACCATCATCGCGCTTGCCAACCAGAAAGGTGGTGTCGGCAAAACGACAACGGCTGTCAACCTTGCCACTGCGTTGGCGGCTACAAAAAAACGGATTCTATTGATTGATTTTGATCCCCAAGGCAATGCCAGCACAGGGCTTGGTCTTTCGTCCGATCGTCGTGAACACAATAGCTACTCTTCTCTGTGGTCCCCTGAAACCATTGAACAAGCCATTCATCCCACCGAAGTACCCTCCCTTTCCTTGTTACCGGCTGTGCCTGATTTAGCTGCGGCAGAAGTAGAGCTGGTGGCACTTCAAGATCGCCATGAACGCCTCAAAAAGGCGGTGCAACCTATTGCGGATGATTACGATTTCATTTTTATTGATTGTCCCCCATCCCTAGGCTTGTTGACGCTCAATGCGCTGGCCTGCGCCCATAAGGTGCTGATTCCACTTCAGTGTGAGTTTTATGCCCTTGAAGGCTTGTCGCACCTTTTGAAAAGCATTGAACGGATTCGTGCGCGCATTAACCCCAGGCTTGATATTCAGGGCATTGTGCTGACCATGTATCAAAAACGCAGCCTTCTCAATCAGCAAGTGGCGCTTGATACACAAGAGCATCTTGGTCATAAAGTGTACAAAACCCTTGTGCCCAGAAATATCCGCGTTTCCGAAGCCCCATCTTTTGGAAAACCCGCCCTGTTATATGATATGCACTGCTCAGGATCCAAGGCCTATCTTTCTCTGGCGCAAGAGTTTATTCAACGTGAAAGGTGCGCACCATGA
- a CDS encoding ParB/RepB/Spo0J family partition protein, whose translation MTHPTTQRRKTLGQGLSALLDHTYESNRPLGNEITYFNPEQFVMGKYQPRRAFDEAALAELAASIKSQGILHPVIARYGEQNDVELISGERRLRAAHIAGLKEVPCRLLDISEKDALEISLLENVQRADLSPIEEARGYDKLIRDLEYTQDMLSEKVGKSRTHLTNMLRLLKLPLSVQECINKGELSAGHGRALVGLDGAEGLAEKAIHQGWSVRQTEQAASQIKKTGTHDLKPSASPLTHPEEEALSHQLKEMTGLDIAVKLKKHGGFIQMHFNNPRDLDMIFQKLTAAFTRPPSTSA comes from the coding sequence ATGACACATCCCACAACGCAGCGGCGTAAGACATTGGGGCAAGGCTTATCCGCCCTACTTGACCACACCTATGAAAGCAACCGCCCCCTTGGCAACGAGATTACGTACTTCAACCCTGAACAGTTTGTGATGGGCAAATACCAACCCAGGCGGGCTTTTGATGAAGCTGCCTTGGCAGAATTGGCCGCTTCTATCAAATCTCAAGGCATTTTGCACCCTGTCATTGCGCGCTATGGCGAGCAGAATGATGTGGAGCTCATCTCAGGTGAGCGGCGCCTGCGGGCTGCCCACATCGCCGGCCTTAAAGAAGTTCCTTGCCGCCTCTTAGACATTTCTGAAAAAGATGCGTTAGAGATCAGCCTGCTTGAAAATGTACAACGTGCAGATCTCTCCCCCATTGAGGAAGCCCGGGGCTATGACAAGTTGATTCGTGACCTTGAGTATACGCAAGACATGTTGTCAGAAAAAGTGGGCAAAAGTCGCACCCACCTCACCAACATGTTGCGTTTGCTTAAACTCCCCCTGTCAGTACAAGAATGCATTAACAAGGGTGAGCTTTCTGCTGGTCACGGGCGCGCCTTGGTGGGACTTGACGGGGCTGAGGGGTTGGCGGAAAAAGCGATCCACCAAGGGTGGAGTGTGCGCCAAACAGAGCAAGCCGCAAGCCAGATCAAAAAAACGGGCACCCATGACCTCAAACCCAGTGCATCTCCCCTGACACATCCAGAAGAAGAAGCCTTAAGCCATCAACTCAAAGAAATGACGGGGCTTGATATTGCTGTGAAGTTGAAAAAGCATGGCGGTTTTATTCAAATGCATTTTAACAATCCGCGCGATCTGGACATGATTTTTCAAAAACTCACCGCCGCTTTTACCCGCCCACCCTCAACTTCTGCATGA
- a CDS encoding queuosine precursor transporter: MTSLFFVSEFFFAVQGIVCVAGLLASFFFFGHAGLLGYVVVGTVAANIQVLKVATFGSGPLEMVQGTLVFCSLFWCFDMIVEFFGAHRAYRALYVSMTSSVLMTAWMLTTMWMSTVPYNMPVQRAFEVLFTPAPGIFAASLLAYLLSQSLDVYVFSALRSWTRGRFLWFRGLFSTAVASFLDHLVFSWLAWRVFTTQPLALPLFWHTYILTGYGLRLALSFGSPCMLYAAYAVYPYCAWAEEKRRI; encoded by the coding sequence GTGACCTCTCTCTTTTTTGTGTCAGAATTTTTCTTCGCTGTGCAAGGTATCGTCTGCGTTGCAGGCCTTTTGGCAAGTTTTTTTTTCTTTGGGCATGCAGGTCTTTTGGGATATGTGGTTGTGGGCACGGTGGCGGCCAATATTCAGGTGCTCAAAGTGGCTACCTTTGGCAGCGGGCCTCTTGAGATGGTGCAGGGCACCTTGGTTTTTTGCTCGCTTTTTTGGTGTTTTGATATGATCGTAGAATTTTTTGGCGCCCATAGGGCCTATCGCGCTTTGTATGTGTCGATGACCTCAAGCGTGTTGATGACAGCATGGATGCTGACCACCATGTGGATGTCCACCGTGCCTTATAACATGCCTGTGCAAAGGGCATTTGAAGTGCTGTTTACCCCAGCGCCGGGCATTTTTGCTGCCAGCCTTTTGGCCTATCTTTTAAGCCAAAGCCTTGATGTTTATGTGTTTTCAGCCCTGCGCTCATGGACGCGTGGCCGGTTTTTGTGGTTTCGAGGGCTATTCTCCACAGCGGTGGCCAGCTTTCTTGATCACCTGGTGTTTTCATGGCTTGCGTGGCGGGTATTCACGACGCAGCCTTTGGCGCTGCCTTTGTTTTGGCACACTTACATCCTCACAGGCTATGGCTTGCGTTTGGCCCTTTCATTCGGGTCGCCGTGTATGTTGTATGCAGCCTATGCTGTGTATCCTTATTGTGCGTGGGCTGAGGAAAAGAGGCGCATATGA
- a CDS encoding NAD(P)/FAD-dependent oxidoreductase has translation MDHVNHASSCDVAIIGAGPVGLFSVFACGMMKLRCCVIDTLPHAGGQCQELYPEKPIYDIPGFPTITGADLIQQLLAQAQPFRPAFHLGETVLSVARHQEAWQVRTDRGTVITAKAIIIAAGAGAFAPHKPPLDHLEAFEGTSVFYAVTDPKQFSGKHVVIAGGGDSAVDWAISLCAHAQSVSLVHRRNTWRAAPESIERLQTCVSDKKITLFTPYQLASLKGDSQFGTLSHIAITSLQGEETVLPADVLLAFFGLKTQLGPLESWHLTLEKKKIVVDPTTCKTNQDGIYAVGDIASYPHKRTLILTGFAEAGQAAAAIYRQLNPEGALPFGHSTTRGIPTLS, from the coding sequence ATGGATCATGTGAATCACGCTTCCTCTTGTGACGTTGCCATCATTGGCGCAGGCCCTGTTGGCCTGTTTTCGGTCTTTGCCTGCGGTATGATGAAGCTGCGCTGCTGCGTCATTGACACATTGCCCCACGCCGGTGGTCAATGCCAAGAACTGTATCCGGAAAAACCCATTTATGATATCCCCGGCTTTCCCACCATCACGGGCGCCGACCTGATCCAGCAGCTGTTGGCGCAGGCCCAGCCTTTTCGGCCCGCGTTTCACTTAGGAGAAACAGTACTTTCTGTGGCAAGGCACCAAGAGGCGTGGCAGGTGCGCACAGATCGCGGCACGGTGATCACAGCCAAAGCCATCATCATTGCGGCTGGAGCCGGGGCCTTTGCGCCCCACAAACCTCCACTGGATCACCTTGAGGCCTTTGAAGGCACCAGCGTTTTTTATGCCGTCACCGACCCTAAGCAATTCTCAGGCAAGCATGTTGTCATTGCCGGCGGTGGTGACTCGGCCGTGGATTGGGCCATTTCTTTGTGTGCACATGCCCAGTCTGTCTCTTTGGTCCACAGGCGTAACACGTGGCGCGCGGCACCTGAAAGCATTGAGCGTCTCCAAACGTGCGTCTCAGATAAAAAAATCACCCTCTTTACCCCTTACCAACTGGCCAGCCTCAAAGGTGATAGCCAGTTCGGCACCCTTTCCCACATCGCCATCACATCGCTGCAAGGAGAAGAAACGGTGCTGCCGGCAGATGTATTGCTGGCCTTTTTTGGCCTAAAAACTCAACTGGGCCCACTTGAATCTTGGCACCTCACCCTTGAGAAGAAGAAGATTGTCGTTGACCCCACCACGTGCAAAACCAACCAAGACGGCATTTATGCTGTGGGTGACATTGCCTCCTACCCACACAAACGCACCCTCATCCTTACGGGCTTTGCCGAGGCTGGGCAAGCCGCCGCCGCCATTTACCGCCAACTGAACCCAGAAGGTGCGTTGCCCTTTGGTCACTCCACAACGCGCGGCATCCCCACATTGTCCTAA
- a CDS encoding sodium:proton antiporter: MFLVLTPFLGVLCSLALFPLYAPRFWERRMGWVSFLWTCPSFAYLWYMHSFSRAWGVVGTVAFLDFLPFIGLLSTLYVLAGGLKLHINLAATPARNTGILAFFALLSGFFGTTGSAMLGIHPLLLVNKRRLHKTHTVIFFILLVCNISGGFSSVGDPPLFLGFLKGVSFLWPTQNLWWPVCCMTLVLLLIYFLLDLYFFKREPEKVQAPVARRRFHVEGTAQIGLVCLVLATLILTPFLCTTLRFVHQEWVQEGVKLVIFSLVITLSFYITPMDWRRRHRWTLHPLKEVSIIFLAIFITAHPIITLLGQGANGPFASLLAPLNTADGQPAVMAYFWLTGIFSAFLDNAPTYLIFFGAAGSDPAYLMNEGRTLLSAISLGAVFMGAMTYIGNAPNLMVKHIAEEEYKVPMPSFGRYTLYALCLLLPLFWLMIPYLLPS, encoded by the coding sequence ATGTTTTTGGTTCTGACGCCCTTTCTGGGTGTGCTGTGTTCTTTAGCATTGTTTCCGCTTTATGCGCCTCGCTTTTGGGAGCGTCGCATGGGATGGGTTTCTTTTCTTTGGACCTGTCCTTCTTTTGCATATCTGTGGTATATGCATTCCTTTAGCCGCGCATGGGGTGTGGTGGGAACGGTCGCCTTTTTAGATTTTTTGCCTTTTATCGGCTTGCTGTCTACGCTTTATGTGTTAGCAGGGGGGCTTAAGTTACACATTAACCTGGCAGCAACCCCGGCACGCAACACGGGGATTCTGGCCTTTTTTGCCTTATTGTCTGGTTTTTTTGGCACCACGGGATCGGCCATGCTTGGTATCCACCCCCTATTGTTGGTGAATAAGCGACGCCTTCACAAAACCCATACGGTGATTTTTTTCATTCTGCTTGTGTGCAATATCAGTGGTGGGTTTTCGTCGGTGGGTGATCCACCTCTTTTTTTGGGTTTTTTGAAAGGCGTGTCCTTTCTGTGGCCTACACAAAACCTTTGGTGGCCCGTGTGTTGTATGACGCTGGTGCTCTTGTTGATCTATTTTCTGCTAGATCTCTATTTCTTTAAACGTGAACCCGAAAAGGTGCAGGCGCCTGTGGCGCGCCGCCGTTTTCATGTTGAGGGCACGGCACAGATCGGGCTTGTATGCCTTGTACTTGCCACCCTCATCCTCACACCGTTTTTGTGCACCACCTTGCGTTTTGTCCATCAAGAGTGGGTTCAAGAAGGCGTCAAACTCGTCATTTTTAGTTTGGTGATCACCTTGAGTTTTTACATCACCCCCATGGACTGGCGGCGGCGTCACCGATGGACGCTTCACCCCCTCAAGGAAGTCTCCATTATCTTTCTGGCCATTTTTATCACGGCCCATCCCATTATCACCCTGCTTGGGCAAGGTGCGAACGGTCCGTTTGCCTCCCTGCTGGCCCCCCTCAACACAGCTGATGGACAACCAGCGGTGATGGCTTATTTTTGGCTGACGGGGATTTTCTCTGCATTTCTGGATAATGCGCCCACCTACCTCATTTTCTTCGGCGCGGCGGGAAGCGACCCTGCTTACCTCATGAACGAGGGGCGCACCCTCTTATCAGCCATCTCTCTTGGCGCTGTCTTTATGGGCGCCATGACCTATATCGGCAACGCGCCCAACTTGATGGTGAAACACATTGCAGAAGAAGAATATAAGGTGCCCATGCCCAGTTTTGGCCGTTATACGCTTTATGCCTTATGCCTGTTGCTGCCTTTATTTTGGCTTATGATTCCTTACCTTCTTCCATCGTAG
- a CDS encoding HU family DNA-binding protein, whose product MKKSEFVHAVSEQSGLTKVDAGKAVDAFASVIERELKRGGDVRLVNFGTFCVVKKKETEGRNPRTGSVIKIPARVLPKFRPGKGLKDAIAK is encoded by the coding sequence ATGAAGAAAAGTGAGTTTGTGCACGCTGTGTCTGAGCAGTCTGGTTTGACAAAAGTCGACGCAGGAAAAGCTGTGGATGCATTTGCTTCTGTGATTGAGCGTGAGCTCAAGCGCGGCGGTGATGTCCGCTTGGTCAATTTTGGCACCTTCTGCGTTGTCAAGAAAAAAGAGACTGAAGGACGCAATCCAAGAACAGGCAGTGTGATTAAGATTCCCGCCCGTGTGTTGCCGAAGTTCCGGCCGGGCAAAGGTCTTAAGGACGCTATCGCTAAGTAA
- the rsmG gene encoding 16S rRNA (guanine(527)-N(7))-methyltransferase RsmG, producing the protein MKSSFFSPSVNAQLERYIILIHQWNAHMNLVAPGELANKDFFFTRHIIDSAQLSRHLPPTSPLVDIGTGAGLPGIVLAMMETRPVHLVEPREKRILFLEKACAHLGLHHVTLHHDRIEHLSLPEDSVFVSRAFRPLPNALPLLKRHLREETHYLCLKGASWSKEVADAQQGWHFDLADHPSLTHAKSRILHLSRIRIAS; encoded by the coding sequence ATGAAATCTTCTTTTTTTTCTCCCTCTGTTAATGCGCAGCTTGAACGCTATATCATCCTCATCCATCAGTGGAACGCCCATATGAACCTGGTGGCTCCCGGCGAGCTGGCAAACAAAGATTTTTTTTTCACACGTCATATTATCGACAGCGCTCAGCTTTCACGCCACCTACCTCCCACCTCTCCCCTTGTGGACATAGGCACAGGCGCAGGGCTGCCCGGCATTGTGCTGGCCATGATGGAAACGCGCCCTGTGCATCTTGTGGAGCCCCGAGAAAAACGCATACTGTTTTTAGAAAAAGCGTGCGCCCACCTAGGCCTTCACCACGTCACCCTTCATCATGACCGCATCGAACATCTCTCCCTCCCTGAGGACAGTGTTTTTGTCAGCCGGGCCTTTCGTCCCTTACCTAACGCCCTGCCCCTGTTAAAGCGACACCTGAGGGAGGAAACCCATTATCTCTGTCTTAAGGGGGCATCGTGGTCAAAAGAAGTGGCCGATGCGCAGCAGGGTTGGCATTTTGATCTTGCAGATCACCCCAGTTTGACGCATGCTAAATCCCGTATTTTGCACTTGTCTCGCATAAGGATCGCGTCATGA